The following are encoded together in the Nocardioides thalensis genome:
- a CDS encoding Nramp family divalent metal transporter, which translates to MPIRKLPEAPPSVHILGPTVFLLALGVGMGESFMWPRLVVVFGPEIRWLFLIGVTLQAVVMLEMSRYAMATGESIFTGAARVFKPLMWFFFLTAIGVYIWPGHMSAGAGAFEELTGVPWQVTGTIALVAVAVVFTLARVIYDLLEKVLGVLIGCLVIGTAVIASMVGSLDALGDTILGMFHFGYFPDEIQTAAWFPVVVGSIAFAGPSGMQQMWYTLHLRESGAAMGAHIPKLTGLAHTKDVDIAAMPERGFMFDTEDPAEMEKWKGWRKWVTFDAFALFWGVTMLVTISFTVMAMAAAEESAAVRERLLAGDRDAALPAMADAFSSAGWAGLGSVFLGFISLIGLNATLGLFDSFSRGQADMVFNNVKGAKKIGMARLYGAFLWGVVIFGIIIVNWGPADGPTAVLDILAFLSTFAMGAYCVTLLLVNNRILPKKIRPGIVPNVVIGLGALFYLGMLFYSMIKFGVTDMG; encoded by the coding sequence ATGCCCATCCGCAAGCTGCCCGAAGCGCCGCCCTCGGTGCACATCCTCGGACCCACCGTGTTCCTGCTCGCGCTGGGCGTGGGCATGGGCGAGTCCTTCATGTGGCCCCGGCTGGTCGTCGTCTTCGGACCCGAGATCCGATGGCTCTTCCTGATCGGCGTCACGCTCCAGGCCGTCGTCATGCTCGAGATGTCCCGCTACGCCATGGCCACCGGCGAGAGCATCTTCACGGGCGCGGCACGGGTGTTCAAACCACTGATGTGGTTCTTCTTCCTGACGGCGATCGGCGTCTACATCTGGCCCGGCCACATGTCGGCCGGCGCCGGGGCCTTCGAGGAGCTGACCGGAGTCCCCTGGCAGGTCACCGGCACCATCGCGCTGGTCGCGGTCGCGGTCGTCTTCACGTTGGCCCGGGTCATCTACGACCTGCTGGAGAAGGTGCTCGGCGTGCTCATCGGCTGCCTGGTCATCGGCACCGCCGTGATCGCCTCGATGGTCGGCAGCCTGGACGCCCTCGGCGACACGATCCTCGGGATGTTCCACTTCGGCTACTTCCCCGACGAGATCCAGACCGCGGCGTGGTTCCCCGTCGTCGTCGGTTCCATCGCGTTCGCCGGCCCCTCGGGCATGCAGCAGATGTGGTACACGCTCCACCTGCGGGAGAGCGGTGCGGCGATGGGCGCCCACATCCCGAAGCTGACCGGGCTGGCCCACACCAAAGACGTCGACATCGCGGCGATGCCCGAGCGTGGGTTCATGTTCGACACCGAGGACCCGGCGGAGATGGAGAAGTGGAAGGGCTGGCGCAAGTGGGTCACCTTCGACGCGTTCGCCCTCTTCTGGGGCGTCACGATGCTCGTCACCATCTCGTTCACGGTGATGGCGATGGCGGCCGCGGAAGAGAGCGCGGCCGTGCGGGAGCGGCTCCTCGCCGGTGACCGCGACGCGGCACTGCCCGCGATGGCCGATGCGTTCTCGTCCGCCGGCTGGGCGGGCCTCGGGAGCGTCTTCCTCGGGTTCATCTCGCTGATCGGCCTCAACGCTACGCTGGGCCTGTTCGACTCGTTCTCCCGCGGCCAGGCCGACATGGTGTTCAACAACGTGAAGGGCGCCAAGAAGATCGGCATGGCGAGGCTCTACGGCGCGTTCCTCTGGGGCGTCGTGATCTTCGGGATCATCATCGTCAACTGGGGACCGGCCGACGGCCCGACCGCGGTCCTCGACATCCTGGCGTTCCTGTCGACGTTCGCCATGGGCGCCTACTGCGTGACCCTGCTGCTGGTGAACAACCGGATCCTGCCGAAGAAGATCCGACCGGGCATCGTCCCCAACGTGGTCATCGGCCTCGGAGCGCTGTTCTACCTCGGCATGCTCTTCTACAGCATGATCAAGTTCGGCGTCACGGACATGGGCTGA
- a CDS encoding MFS transporter, with translation MFTTSIRLVRFSREVTDAYGRRYRVGETPEELTGRPREHQVWRAWLCLAAIGPLQYLFGFAVLGVPGTSTWDTVHAAWLLALFVVVQAGTALPCAWLARRRMAPSPSALVTTGGVLAAAGLLCLGHADSLAVAAVGYAGLGGVGAGLVYSTAASTAGRWFPDRRVSTIGFVTGAFACGAVPGILALTLATSADAHVVVYDVLAGIALVVVTAAGRGLVDPPPQWWPADIDPQLWAIDHSLNRSLPHNVPAVREYPPLDALRTSALPLMWLIFATVTAVALLGTAFVSHYAVEAGLGVTAAGLAAAGLAAVSGLGRSATARLSDIFGRSHVLGVIVAGEGVAQLGLAATGHLGNAIGFTLFAILAGLGGGAFYAIFAHLVLEYFGERDVLQNQAILYSAKAVGGVVGIGGGAALISHSGHVAAFTTAGCAALVAACLLPRLKQPGRPTLPPRG, from the coding sequence ATGTTCACCACTTCCATCCGTCTGGTCAGGTTCAGCCGCGAGGTGACCGACGCCTACGGCCGTCGCTACCGGGTCGGCGAGACGCCCGAGGAGCTCACCGGACGCCCACGCGAGCACCAGGTGTGGCGTGCCTGGCTGTGCCTAGCCGCCATCGGCCCCCTGCAGTACCTCTTCGGCTTCGCCGTGCTCGGCGTCCCCGGCACGAGCACCTGGGACACCGTCCACGCGGCGTGGCTCCTGGCGCTCTTCGTCGTGGTCCAGGCCGGCACAGCGCTCCCCTGCGCCTGGCTGGCGCGGCGCCGGATGGCTCCGTCACCCTCGGCGCTCGTCACCACGGGGGGCGTGCTCGCGGCGGCCGGCCTCCTCTGCCTCGGCCACGCCGACAGCCTCGCGGTGGCGGCGGTCGGGTACGCCGGACTGGGCGGCGTCGGGGCCGGCCTCGTCTACTCCACAGCCGCCTCGACGGCAGGCCGCTGGTTCCCGGACCGACGCGTCTCCACGATCGGCTTCGTCACCGGAGCGTTCGCGTGCGGCGCCGTACCCGGCATCCTGGCGCTCACGCTCGCGACGTCGGCCGACGCCCACGTGGTCGTCTACGACGTGCTCGCCGGAATCGCACTGGTCGTCGTGACCGCGGCCGGGCGAGGGCTCGTCGATCCGCCGCCGCAGTGGTGGCCCGCCGACATCGACCCGCAGCTCTGGGCGATCGACCACAGCCTCAACCGCAGCCTCCCGCACAACGTGCCCGCGGTCCGCGAGTACCCGCCGCTGGACGCGCTCCGCACCTCGGCGCTGCCCCTCATGTGGCTGATCTTCGCCACCGTCACCGCGGTCGCGCTCCTCGGGACCGCCTTCGTGAGCCACTACGCCGTCGAGGCAGGGCTCGGGGTCACGGCCGCCGGACTGGCGGCCGCCGGACTGGCCGCGGTCAGTGGGCTCGGGCGGTCCGCCACGGCCCGTCTCTCGGACATCTTCGGGCGCTCCCACGTGCTGGGCGTGATCGTGGCCGGCGAAGGAGTCGCCCAGCTCGGGCTCGCCGCCACGGGCCACCTCGGCAACGCCATCGGGTTCACGCTCTTCGCGATCCTCGCCGGCCTCGGCGGCGGCGCCTTCTACGCCATCTTCGCCCACCTCGTCCTCGAGTACTTCGGCGAGCGCGACGTCCTCCAGAACCAGGCGATCCTCTACAGCGCCAAGGCGGTCGGCGGCGTCGTCGGGATCGGTGGCGGCGCCGCCCTGATCTCGCACTCCGGGCACGTCGCCGCGTTCACCACTGCCGGCTGCGCGGCCCTCGTCGCCGCCTGCCTCCTGCCCCGGCTCAAGCAGCCCGGGCGTCCCACGCTGCCCCCACGCGGCTGA
- the frc gene encoding formyl-CoA transferase, which produces MTKALEGVRVLDMTHVQSGPSCTQILAWLGADVIKLESPTGDITRQQLRDLPDVDSLYFTMLNCNKRSITLNMKSERGKEIFTELVKQSDILVENFAPGAVDRMGFTWERLQEINPALIFASIKGFGPGKYADCKAYEVVAQAMGGAMSTTGFENGPPTATGAQIGDSGTGMHLVAGILAALYQRVQTGRGQRVSVAMQEAVLNLTRVKLRDQQRLAHGGLSEYPNEEFGDEVPRSGNASGGGQPGWAVKCSPGGPNDYIYVIVQPPGWPKIAELIGHPELAEDPDWATPAARLDKLDKMFALIEEWTQGLTKYEVMDHLNLLNVPCGPILSTRELIEDQTLADLGAVVEVEHPERGVFKTVGCPIKLSDSPVEIVTSPGLGEHSAQIYGELGIDAAELEDLKTAGVI; this is translated from the coding sequence ATGACCAAAGCCCTTGAAGGCGTCCGAGTGCTCGACATGACGCACGTCCAGTCGGGCCCCTCCTGCACGCAGATCCTGGCGTGGCTAGGGGCCGACGTCATCAAGCTGGAGTCCCCCACCGGCGACATCACGCGCCAGCAGCTCCGCGACCTGCCGGACGTCGACAGCCTCTACTTCACGATGCTCAACTGCAACAAGCGCAGCATCACGCTGAACATGAAGAGCGAGCGGGGCAAGGAGATCTTCACCGAGCTCGTCAAGCAGTCCGACATCCTCGTCGAGAACTTCGCGCCGGGCGCCGTCGACCGCATGGGGTTCACGTGGGAGCGGCTCCAGGAGATCAACCCGGCGCTGATCTTCGCCTCGATCAAGGGCTTCGGCCCGGGCAAGTACGCCGACTGCAAGGCCTACGAGGTGGTGGCCCAGGCGATGGGCGGCGCGATGAGCACCACCGGCTTCGAGAACGGCCCGCCGACCGCGACCGGTGCGCAGATCGGCGACTCGGGCACCGGCATGCACCTCGTGGCCGGCATCCTCGCAGCTCTCTATCAGCGGGTGCAGACCGGCCGGGGACAGCGGGTCTCCGTCGCCATGCAGGAGGCCGTGCTCAACCTGACCCGCGTCAAGCTGCGCGACCAGCAGCGGCTCGCCCACGGCGGCCTGTCGGAGTACCCCAACGAGGAGTTCGGCGACGAGGTGCCGCGGTCGGGCAACGCGTCGGGAGGCGGCCAACCCGGCTGGGCGGTCAAGTGCAGCCCCGGCGGCCCGAACGACTACATCTACGTGATCGTGCAGCCCCCCGGCTGGCCGAAGATCGCCGAGCTGATCGGCCACCCCGAGCTCGCGGAGGACCCCGACTGGGCGACCCCGGCGGCGCGGCTCGACAAGCTCGACAAGATGTTCGCCCTCATCGAGGAGTGGACCCAGGGCCTCACCAAGTACGAGGTCATGGACCACCTCAACCTCCTCAACGTGCCCTGCGGGCCGATCCTCAGCACCCGCGAGCTGATCGAGGACCAGACGCTCGCCGATCTCGGTGCGGTGGTCGAGGTCGAGCACCCCGAGCGCGGTGTGTTCAAGACCGTCGGCTGCCCGATCAAGCTCTCCGACTCCCCCGTGGAGATCGTCACCTCCCCCGGGCTGGGCGAGCACAGCGCCCAGATCTACGGGGAGCTCGGCATCGACGCTGCCGAGCTCGAAGACCTGAAGACCGCCGGCGTCATCTGA
- a CDS encoding formate dehydrogenase subunit delta, which produces MSATTPPEIRLINNIAVQFGHLAPERASEEVANHVRKFWDPRMKARLLELATTEAELLQPAAYAAVGLVNGSVSPPQAPATSATLLSVRTADGSLEVDLGDPRSVDGLRSAIGVDSTGRTASDLRGAIEQVTTRWTTAEALLALDQEDVPARAVNGDHGLVAP; this is translated from the coding sequence GTGTCCGCGACGACTCCCCCGGAGATCCGGCTGATCAACAACATCGCCGTGCAATTCGGCCACCTGGCGCCCGAGCGGGCCTCCGAGGAGGTCGCCAACCACGTCCGCAAGTTCTGGGACCCCCGGATGAAGGCACGGCTGCTCGAGCTGGCGACGACGGAGGCAGAGCTCCTCCAGCCGGCGGCGTACGCCGCGGTGGGGCTCGTGAACGGCAGCGTGTCGCCGCCGCAGGCACCGGCGACGAGCGCGACCCTGTTGTCGGTCCGGACGGCGGACGGATCGCTCGAGGTCGACCTCGGCGACCCGCGGTCGGTCGACGGGCTGCGGTCGGCGATCGGCGTCGACAGCACCGGCCGCACCGCCTCCGACCTCCGCGGGGCGATCGAGCAGGTGACGACCCGCTGGACCACGGCGGAGGCGCTGCTCGCGCTCGACCAGGAGGACGTGCCCGCGCGCGCCGTGAACGGCGACCACGGCCTGGTCGCGCCGTAG
- a CDS encoding acetate--CoA ligase family protein yields MAHDRTAVQAILDKALAEGRTSLSAPEAKQVADAYGIPTPGEALATSAEEAAKLSAGIGYPVVLKIVSPDILHKTDAGGVVVGVESDEAARSAYDEIIANAKAYKSDADITGVQVQQMLVNGPDVQEVIVGAVTDPAFGKIVAFGLGGVLVEVLKDVTFRLAPTSPEDARSMVDGIGAAAVLDGVRGAAPVDKDALAAVISGLSDLVTDFPELSEVDLNPVLAGPDGATAVDVRIIIDPEGAEEPERFSQEEILASMNRIMKPKAIAVIGASNEEGKIGNSVMKNLINGGYQGTIFPINPKSDTVLDLPAYKAITDVPDDVDVAVFAVPAKFVAGALEQCGEKGVAGAILIPSGFAETGEQELQDEVVAVARKHGVRILGPNIYGYYYTPENLCATFCTPYDVKGSVALSSQSGGIGMAILGFSRSSKMGVSSIVGVGNKADIDEDDLLTFFESDDNTQLIAMHLEDLKDGRSFAEVASRVSKKKPVVVLKAGRTDMGARAASSHTGALAGNDKVYDDILKQSGVIRAPGLNHMLEFARGVPKLPTPKGENVLIITGAGGSGVLLSDAVVDNGMTLMDMPDDLAAAFDEYIPPFGASGNPVDITGGEPPSTYRNTIALGLEDDRIHSLILGYWHTIVTPPMVFAKLVTEVVEEYRAKGIEKPVVASLSGDVEVEEASAYLYEHGIVAYPYTTELPVDVLGAKYRWARNAGPLGG; encoded by the coding sequence ATGGCACACGACCGGACCGCCGTACAAGCAATCCTCGACAAGGCACTGGCGGAGGGGCGCACCAGCCTCAGCGCCCCGGAGGCCAAGCAGGTGGCGGACGCGTACGGCATCCCGACCCCGGGCGAGGCACTCGCCACCTCGGCCGAGGAAGCCGCGAAGCTCAGCGCAGGCATCGGGTACCCGGTCGTGCTGAAGATCGTCTCCCCCGACATCCTGCACAAGACCGACGCGGGCGGCGTCGTGGTCGGCGTCGAGAGCGACGAGGCGGCGCGCTCGGCGTACGACGAGATCATCGCGAACGCCAAGGCCTACAAGTCCGACGCCGACATCACCGGCGTCCAGGTCCAGCAGATGCTGGTGAACGGCCCCGACGTCCAGGAGGTCATCGTCGGCGCCGTCACCGACCCCGCCTTCGGGAAGATCGTCGCGTTCGGCCTGGGCGGCGTCCTCGTCGAGGTGCTCAAGGACGTGACGTTCCGGCTCGCGCCGACGTCGCCGGAGGACGCCAGGTCGATGGTCGACGGCATCGGCGCGGCGGCCGTCCTCGACGGCGTGCGCGGAGCGGCGCCGGTCGACAAGGACGCTCTCGCGGCCGTGATCTCGGGACTCTCGGACCTGGTGACCGACTTCCCGGAGCTCTCGGAGGTCGACCTCAACCCGGTGCTCGCGGGCCCCGATGGCGCGACGGCGGTCGACGTGCGGATCATCATCGACCCGGAGGGCGCCGAGGAGCCCGAGCGGTTCTCCCAGGAGGAGATCCTCGCGTCGATGAACCGGATCATGAAGCCGAAGGCGATCGCCGTGATCGGTGCCTCCAACGAGGAGGGCAAGATCGGCAACTCGGTGATGAAGAACCTCATCAACGGCGGCTACCAGGGCACGATCTTCCCGATCAACCCCAAGTCGGACACGGTCCTGGACCTGCCTGCTTACAAGGCGATCACCGACGTCCCGGACGACGTCGACGTCGCGGTGTTCGCGGTGCCCGCCAAGTTCGTCGCCGGCGCGCTCGAGCAGTGCGGTGAGAAGGGTGTCGCGGGCGCGATCCTGATCCCCTCCGGCTTCGCCGAGACCGGTGAGCAGGAGCTCCAGGACGAGGTCGTGGCGGTGGCCCGCAAGCACGGCGTGCGGATCCTCGGGCCGAACATCTACGGCTACTACTACACGCCCGAGAACCTCTGCGCGACGTTCTGCACGCCTTACGACGTCAAGGGCAGCGTGGCGCTGTCGTCGCAGAGCGGCGGCATCGGTATGGCGATCCTGGGCTTCAGCCGCTCCTCGAAGATGGGCGTCTCCTCCATTGTCGGCGTCGGCAACAAGGCCGACATCGACGAGGACGACCTGCTCACGTTCTTCGAGTCCGACGACAACACGCAGCTGATCGCGATGCACCTGGAGGACCTCAAGGACGGGCGCTCGTTCGCCGAGGTCGCCTCCCGGGTGTCGAAGAAGAAGCCGGTCGTCGTGCTCAAGGCGGGTCGCACCGACATGGGCGCCCGGGCGGCGAGCTCGCACACGGGCGCGCTGGCGGGCAACGACAAGGTCTACGACGACATCCTCAAGCAGTCCGGCGTGATCCGGGCCCCCGGCCTCAACCACATGCTCGAGTTCGCCCGCGGCGTCCCGAAGCTGCCCACGCCCAAGGGTGAGAACGTCCTGATCATCACCGGCGCCGGCGGCTCGGGCGTGCTCCTCTCCGACGCGGTCGTCGACAACGGCATGACCTTGATGGACATGCCGGACGACCTCGCGGCGGCGTTCGACGAGTACATCCCGCCGTTCGGTGCCTCGGGGAACCCGGTCGACATCACCGGCGGCGAGCCGCCCTCGACCTACCGGAACACGATCGCCCTCGGGCTCGAGGACGACCGGATCCACTCGCTGATCCTGGGCTACTGGCACACGATCGTCACGCCGCCGATGGTGTTCGCCAAGCTCGTCACCGAGGTGGTCGAGGAGTATCGCGCGAAGGGCATCGAGAAGCCCGTGGTCGCGTCGCTCTCCGGCGACGTCGAGGTCGAGGAGGCCAGCGCCTACCTCTACGAGCACGGGATCGTCGCCTACCCGTACACCACCGAGCTGCCGGTCGACGTCCTCGGGGCGAAGTACCGCTGGGCCCGGAACGCCGGACCGCTCGGCGGCTGA
- the sucD gene encoding succinate--CoA ligase subunit alpha, giving the protein MSIYLNKDSKIIVQGITGGMGAKHTALMLDSGATIVGGVNARKAGTTVSHKNADGADVELPVFGTVAEAMKETGADVSVLFVPPAFTKDAAIEAIDAQMPLIVVITEGVPVQDTAEVWSYLQGKSTRMIGPNCPGIITPGESLAGITPHTITGSGPVGLVSKSGTLTYQMMYELKDFGFSTAIGIGGDPIVGTTHIDALQAFEDDPETKVIVMIGEIGGDAEERAAEYIKANITKPVVGYVAGFTAPEGKTMGHAGAIVSGSAGTAAAKQEALEAVGVKVGKTPSATAALARAALASELDAQPA; this is encoded by the coding sequence ATGTCTATCTACTTGAACAAGGACAGCAAGATCATCGTCCAGGGCATCACCGGCGGCATGGGTGCCAAGCACACCGCCCTGATGCTCGACTCCGGCGCGACGATCGTCGGCGGGGTCAACGCCCGCAAGGCCGGAACGACCGTGTCCCACAAGAACGCCGACGGTGCGGATGTGGAGCTGCCGGTGTTCGGCACCGTGGCCGAGGCCATGAAGGAGACCGGCGCCGACGTGTCGGTCCTGTTCGTGCCGCCGGCGTTCACCAAGGACGCGGCCATCGAGGCCATCGACGCCCAGATGCCGCTGATCGTGGTGATCACCGAGGGCGTCCCGGTCCAAGACACCGCCGAGGTGTGGTCCTACCTCCAAGGCAAGTCCACCCGGATGATCGGCCCCAACTGCCCCGGCATCATCACCCCCGGTGAGTCGCTGGCCGGCATCACCCCCCACACGATCACCGGCTCCGGCCCGGTCGGCCTGGTGTCGAAGTCCGGGACCCTGACCTACCAGATGATGTATGAGCTGAAGGACTTCGGCTTCTCCACCGCCATCGGCATCGGCGGCGACCCGATCGTGGGCACCACCCACATCGACGCCCTCCAGGCCTTCGAGGACGACCCGGAGACCAAGGTCATCGTGATGATCGGTGAGATCGGCGGGGACGCCGAGGAACGCGCCGCGGAGTACATCAAGGCCAACATCACCAAGCCCGTCGTCGGCTACGTCGCCGGGTTCACCGCCCCCGAGGGCAAGACCATGGGCCACGCGGGTGCCATCGTGTCCGGCTCCGCCGGCACCGCCGCCGCCAAGCAGGAAGCCCTCGAAGCCGTCGGCGTCAAGGTCGGCAAGACCCCCTCAGCCACCGCCGCCCTGGCGCGGGCGGCGCTGGCGTCGGAGCTGGACGCTCAGCCCGCGTGA
- the sucC gene encoding ADP-forming succinate--CoA ligase subunit beta, with translation MDLMEFQAKQLFAKHGVTTTLGTVVETAEEARAAAEEYGFCVVKAQVKAGGRGKAGGVKLAKTPEEAHLHASNILGMEIKGLTVNRVLVTPATPPVEEYYFSFLLDRSNRQYLCIASVEGGVEIEEVAKTNPDAVKKIAIDPGQGVDAAKAREIAAEAKFPEPVFEQAVEMIEKLYTVFVEEDATLVEVNPLARLEGDKLEALDGKVSLDDNASEVRHPDHEEFVIREEADPLEAKAKDLNLNYVKLDGQVGIIGNGAGLVMSTLDVVAYAGEAHGGVKPANFLDIGGGANATVMANGLDVILNDPAVKSVFVNVFGGITACDEVANGIKGALEILGDAATKPLVVRLDGNNVEQGRAILDELNHPLVTQVDTMDGAADKAAELAHANA, from the coding sequence GTGGACCTGATGGAGTTTCAAGCGAAGCAGCTCTTCGCGAAGCATGGTGTGACCACCACTCTCGGCACGGTTGTGGAGACCGCCGAGGAGGCGCGTGCGGCTGCGGAGGAGTACGGCTTCTGTGTCGTCAAGGCGCAGGTCAAGGCCGGTGGCCGCGGCAAGGCCGGTGGTGTGAAGCTGGCGAAGACGCCCGAGGAGGCGCATCTGCACGCGAGCAACATCTTGGGGATGGAGATCAAGGGCCTCACGGTCAACCGGGTCCTGGTCACCCCGGCGACCCCGCCGGTCGAGGAGTACTACTTCTCGTTCCTGCTGGACCGGTCGAACCGCCAGTACCTGTGCATCGCCTCGGTGGAGGGTGGTGTGGAGATCGAGGAGGTCGCCAAGACCAACCCGGATGCGGTGAAGAAGATCGCGATCGACCCCGGCCAGGGTGTGGATGCGGCGAAGGCCCGTGAGATCGCTGCTGAGGCGAAGTTCCCCGAGCCGGTCTTCGAGCAGGCCGTGGAGATGATCGAGAAGCTCTACACCGTGTTCGTGGAGGAGGACGCCACGCTGGTGGAGGTCAACCCGCTGGCGCGGCTGGAGGGCGACAAGCTGGAGGCGCTGGACGGCAAGGTCTCGCTCGATGACAACGCCTCGGAGGTGCGGCACCCCGATCACGAGGAGTTCGTGATCCGGGAGGAGGCCGACCCGCTGGAGGCGAAGGCGAAGGACCTGAACCTCAACTACGTCAAGCTCGACGGGCAGGTCGGGATCATCGGCAACGGCGCGGGCCTGGTCATGTCCACCCTGGACGTGGTCGCCTACGCCGGCGAGGCGCATGGCGGGGTGAAGCCCGCGAACTTCCTCGACATCGGCGGCGGCGCGAACGCCACGGTGATGGCCAACGGCCTGGATGTGATCCTCAACGACCCGGCCGTGAAGAGCGTGTTCGTCAACGTCTTCGGTGGCATCACCGCGTGTGATGAGGTCGCCAACGGCATCAAGGGTGCCCTGGAGATCCTCGGCGACGCCGCGACCAAGCCGCTGGTGGTGCGCCTGGACGGCAACAACGTCGAGCAGGGCCGGGCGATCCTCGATGAGCTGAACCACCCGCTCGTCACGCAGGTCGACACCATGGACGGCGCGGCCGACAAGGCCGCCGAGCTCGCCCACGCGAACGCCTGA
- the fdhD gene encoding formate dehydrogenase accessory sulfurtransferase FdhD, with product MGRVTRRRRVIRLGRQGVAARPDTLAVEEPLEVRVAGHPLSVTMRTPGHDFDLAAGFLVSEGVIRGSSDIQGIRYCAGAVDDGTNTYNVVDVSLAPGVAPPDPSVERNFYTTSSCGVCGKASLDAVRTSAFWTVHDDPVRFDTSLLEQLPDRLRAAQPVFDRTGGLHAAGLFTADGELLCAREDVGRHNAVDKVLGWAAREDRLPLTGTILMVSGRASFELVQKAVMGGIPALAAVSAPSSLAAELATDAGLTLVGFLRGSSMNVYSGADRLGLEQAAQLGA from the coding sequence ATGGGACGCGTGACGAGACGACGACGGGTGATCCGCCTGGGGCGCCAGGGCGTTGCGGCGCGGCCCGACACCCTGGCCGTCGAGGAGCCACTCGAGGTCCGGGTGGCCGGCCATCCGCTGTCGGTGACGATGCGCACCCCCGGCCACGACTTCGACCTGGCGGCCGGGTTCCTGGTCAGCGAGGGCGTGATCCGCGGCTCCTCCGACATCCAGGGCATCCGCTACTGCGCCGGCGCCGTCGACGACGGCACCAACACCTACAACGTCGTCGACGTGTCGCTGGCCCCCGGGGTGGCGCCCCCGGACCCGTCGGTCGAGCGCAACTTCTACACGACGTCGTCGTGCGGGGTGTGCGGCAAGGCCAGTCTCGACGCCGTCCGCACGTCGGCGTTCTGGACCGTGCACGACGACCCCGTCCGGTTCGACACGTCGCTCCTCGAGCAGCTCCCCGACCGCCTGCGCGCCGCCCAGCCGGTCTTCGACCGCACGGGCGGTCTGCACGCCGCAGGACTCTTCACCGCCGACGGCGAGCTGCTCTGCGCGCGCGAGGACGTCGGACGCCACAACGCCGTCGACAAGGTCCTCGGCTGGGCCGCGCGCGAGGACCGGCTGCCGCTCACCGGCACCATCCTGATGGTGAGCGGGCGCGCGTCGTTCGAGCTGGTGCAGAAGGCCGTAATGGGTGGGATCCCCGCGCTGGCTGCGGTCTCCGCACCGTCGTCGCTCGCCGCGGAGCTCGCCACCGACGCGGGCCTCACCCTGGTCGGCTTCCTCCGGGGGTCGTCGATGAACGTCTACAGCGGGGCCGACCGGCTCGGGCTGGAGCAGGCCGCGCAGCTCGGCGCGTGA
- a CDS encoding TerC/Alx family metal homeostasis membrane protein, whose product MDVSMSVWAITLVVTIGVLALDFFIVARNPHEPSLREATMWVTFYVALAVTFGIGVTVTAGGQRGGEFFAGWLTEYSLSVDNLFVFLLIMANFAVPRAYQQKVLLIGIGLSLVLRGIFIALGAEAIERFDWVFFIFGAFLVFTAWKLATAEDDAEDEFKANRVLKAANRLLPTTDEYRGAALLTRIDGKRFVTPMLIVMIAIGTTDLIFALDSIPAIFGLTQEPYIVFTANVFALMGLRQLYFLIGGLLDRLVYLSYGLAVVLGFIGVKLILEAAHHHGADWAPEIPILVSLGVIVVTLGVTTILSLLKSARTPLSERTPVGVEAEVD is encoded by the coding sequence GTGGACGTATCGATGTCGGTGTGGGCGATCACGCTGGTCGTGACGATCGGCGTGCTGGCGCTCGACTTCTTCATCGTGGCGCGCAACCCGCACGAGCCGTCCCTGCGTGAGGCCACGATGTGGGTGACGTTCTACGTCGCCCTGGCCGTGACGTTCGGCATCGGCGTGACCGTGACGGCAGGGGGACAGCGGGGTGGCGAGTTCTTCGCCGGCTGGTTGACCGAGTACTCGCTGTCGGTCGACAACCTGTTCGTCTTCCTGCTGATCATGGCGAACTTCGCCGTGCCGCGCGCCTACCAGCAGAAGGTACTGCTCATCGGCATCGGCCTGTCGCTCGTGCTGCGCGGCATCTTCATCGCGCTGGGTGCGGAGGCCATCGAGCGCTTCGACTGGGTGTTCTTCATCTTCGGCGCGTTCCTCGTCTTCACGGCGTGGAAGCTCGCAACGGCCGAGGACGACGCGGAGGACGAGTTCAAGGCCAACCGCGTCCTCAAGGCGGCCAACCGTTTGCTGCCGACGACCGACGAGTACCGCGGCGCGGCCCTGCTGACGCGGATCGACGGCAAGCGGTTCGTGACGCCGATGCTGATCGTGATGATCGCCATCGGCACGACCGACCTGATCTTCGCGCTGGACTCGATCCCCGCCATCTTCGGACTCACCCAGGAGCCCTACATCGTCTTCACGGCCAATGTGTTCGCCCTAATGGGGCTCCGACAGCTGTACTTCCTGATCGGCGGCCTGCTGGACCGCCTGGTGTACCTGTCCTACGGACTGGCCGTGGTGCTGGGGTTCATCGGCGTCAAGCTGATCCTCGAGGCGGCGCACCACCACGGTGCGGACTGGGCCCCGGAGATCCCGATCCTCGTCTCACTCGGAGTCATCGTCGTGACGCTAGGCGTGACGACCATCCTGAGCCTACTGAAGTCCGCACGGACGCCGTTGTCCGAGCGGACCCCGGTGGGAGTGGAGGCCGAGGTGGACTAA